In Rhizophagus irregularis chromosome 26, complete sequence, one genomic interval encodes:
- a CDS encoding uncharacterized protein (SECRETED:cutsite_VKA-YP; SECRETED:prob_0.8267); SECRETED:SignalP(1-26): MVSKKSLFVFNILIIFLTMFAYYVKAYPQHAGTCDVTKVDSSPHAGNNGENIVKGDGGYKITTKKESDNYVTTLNGPEPFQGLLIYVEDKNGTRFGEFTLDNKMLQHKSCEGIGEHNTLTHTSKDPKNLPLDLKWKSDSNFDEAVVRAVVVINFKHWFHLDDVKFKSS; the protein is encoded by the coding sequence atggtttcAAAGAAATCCTTATTTGTTTtcaacattttaataatttttctcacAATGTTCGCTTATTATGTGAAAGCATACCCACAACATGCGGGAACCTGTGATGTTACGAAAGTTGATAGTAGTCCTCATGCAGGAAATAATGGTGAAAACATTGTAAAAGGAGATGGAGGATACAAAATTACGACAAAGAAAGAATCAGATAATTATGTTACTACTCTTAATGGACCGGAACCTTTTCAAGGTCTTCTCATTTATGTTGAAGATAAAAATGGTACTCGTTTTGGAGAATTTACTTTAGACAATAAAATGTTACAACATAAGTCATGTGAAGGAATAGGTGAACATAATACTTTAACTCATACTTCAAAGGATCCAAAAAATCTTCCTTTGGATTTGAAATGGAAATCTGATTCTAACTTTGATGAGGCGGTTGTTCGTGCTGTTGTGGTGATTAACTTCAAGCATTGGTTTCACCTTGATGATGTGAAATTTAAATCTTCTTAA